GCGGCCGGGATCCGCAGCTGCGCCGGATCCAGCGGCGGCACCTCGACGTGCGAGATCAGCGGATGGATCGGCCGGCGGTCCGTCTCCCCGGCCCCGAACAGCGTCTCGGCGAGCTTCTCCCCCGGCCGCAGCCCGGTGTACTCGATGGCGATCGGCCTCCGGGCCAGCGCGACCATCTGCCGTGCCACCTCGGCGATCCGCACCGGCTCGCCCATGTCGAGCACCAGCGCCTCGCCGTCCTGCCCGATCGCGGCGGCCTGGATCACCAGGTGCACCGCCTCCTGGGTGGTCATGAAGTACCGGGTGACGTCCGGGTGGGTGACCGTGACCGGCCCGCCCTCGGCGATCTGCGTGCTGAACGTGGTGAACACCGACCCCCGGCTGCCCAGCACGTTGCCGAACCGGACACTGAGGAACGTCCCCCGGCGGCGGCGCGCGGTCCACGCGGTGAGCCGCTCGGTGATCCGTTTCGAGTAGCCGAGCACGCTGGTCGGGTCGGCCGCCTTGTCGGTGGAGATGTTGACGAACCGTTCCACCGACTCGGCCGCCTCCAGCACGTTCAGGGTGCCCAGCACATTGGTCTTGACCGCCTCGGCCGGGTGCCGTTGCAGCAGCGCGAGGTGCTTGAGGGCGGCGGCGTGGAAGACGACCTGCGGCCGGCGGGTCCGGAAGATCTCCCGGATCCGGCCGGCGTCGCGCAGGTCGGCGAGGATCACCGCGGGGTCGTCCAGCCGGGCCTGCGGGTCGATGGAGAGCTGCACGGCCAGCAGCGAGGTCTCGTCGCGGTCCAGCATCATCAGCTCGGCCGGCTGGAAGTAGTGGACCTGGCGGCAGATCTCCGAGCCGATCGAGCCGCCCGCGCCGGTGACCAGCACCCGCTTACCGGTCAGGTAGCCGCCGATGGTGGTCAGGTCGGTGTCGATCTGGTGGCGGCCGAGCAGGTCGGTGACCTGCACCTCGCGGATGTCGCCGACGCCGACCTCGTTCTCCATCAGCTCGCTGACCGAGGGCACCACCTTGAACGCGGCGCCGGCCGCCAGGGTGCGGTCGCGGATCTCCCGGACCAGCGCGGCGTTCGAGTTGGCGACCGCGAAGATCAGCAGTTCGGCACCGGTGCGGGCGAGCACGGCGGGGATGTCGTCGCGGCGGCCGAGCACCGGCACGCCGAGGATCCGCAGCCGGCTCTTGGCCGGGTCGTCGTCGATCAGCGCGACCGGCAGGTAGCGGCCCTTCGGGTCGTGCAGCATCGAGGCGACCAGGTTGGCGCCGGCCGAACCGGCCCCGAACAGGATCACCGGGGCGGCGGTGCGGACGTCCGGGCGCAGCCGGCGCGACAGCTGGGCCCGCCGGACGTAGCGGACGCCGAGCATCAGGGTCAGGGCGGCCGCGCCGGCCAGGGCGGGCAGGCCGAGCGGGACCGGGTGGGGCGACAGCAGCGCGACGGCCGCGGTCAGCGTGAAGGTCGCCATGGCGGTGGTGGTGGCCACCGCGCGCAGCTCGTCGAAGCTGGCGAACCGGTAGCGGCCCCGGTACAGCTGCCGGGTGTGCCCGATCGCGGCTTGCAGGGTGACGGCCAGGGCCACCGCGACCAGGGTGCCGGCCACGGCTCGGCGGCCGGGGGCGAAGTCGTACCGGGCGAGGACCGCAGCGAGCAGGCCGGCTCCCCATGCGGCGCCGTCCACGAGCAGCGGAAGCAGGCGTGCGCCCCTCATGCGGGCAGAGTAGCAGTGCAAATCAGTATTAAAACGGAATTGTTCGATACCGGTGAAGTGCACCCGACATCGCCATATCGTGGCCTATAGCCGGGAAACGGGAGGTCGGGGTGGGCCTACGCGATTACTTCCGGGTCGCCCGCAGGCACTGGTTGTTGATGCTGATCTCGGTGGTCATCGCGCTGGGCGTGGCGCTGGTGGTCAACCTGAACACCACCCCGGTGTACGCGGCCCGGGTCACCTTCGTCTTCTCCACCCCGGTCGTCGGCGCCACCGACCTCTACCCGGCCAGCCTGTTCAACACCAGCCGACTCACCACGTACGCGAAGTTGCTGACCAGCGACGAGGTGGCCACCCCGCTGGCCGGCACGCCGGGCGTGAACCTCGACGTACAGCAGGTCCGGGACGCGATCTCGTCGGAGAACGTCCCCGACACGGTGATGATGGTGGTCAGCGTGGAGGACCCCGACCCCAACCGCGCGTTGCTGCTGCTCACCCGGCTGACCAAACGCTTCCAGAACGCGGTCGAGAACCTGGAGCGCCCGTCGCCGGCCAAACCGTCGACGGTGAAGGTCACCGTCGTCTCCGGGCCGGCTCTGGAAGAGGATCCGGTCGCGCCGAACGCGCTCAACAACTTCGCGCTCAGCACGGTCGTCGGGCTGGTGATCGGGGCCGCCGGGGCGGTGGGCCGGGAGGTGGCCGACAACACGGTGCGCAACGCCGAGGCGCTGGGCGTCCTGGCGTCCGCCCCGGTGCTGGCCGCCGTGCCGATCGACGAGGGCAGCCCGTTCGTCTCGCCGAGCGCGTCACCCCGCACCGAGGCGCTGCGCGAGGTGCGCACCCAGGTGCAGTGCGCGGCCGCCGCGAACTCGGTGAAGACCCTCGCGGTGACCAGCGCGGTTCCCGGCGAGGGCCGGTCGGCCACCGCCTGCGGGCTGGCCCTGCTCTTCGCCGAGGCCGGGCAGCGGGTGCTGATCGTCGACGCCGAGCTGCGCCAGCCACGGCTGGCCGCCCTGCTCGGGCGGGAGGGCTCGGCCGGGCTGAGCACGGTGCTGGACGGCACCGCGGCGCTGGAGCAGGTGCTCCAGCCGTGGGGGGCCGGGTTGTGGCTGCTGGCCAGTGGGCGTACGCCGCCGAACCCCAGTGAGTTGCTCAGTTCGCCGCGGATGACCGAGCTGGTCGACGACGTACGGAAAAGGTTTGATGTGGTGATCTTCGATTGCCCGCCGATGCTGCCGGTCACCGACGCCGCGGTGGTCGCCGCCCGGGCGGACGGCACGCTGCTCGTGGTGCGGGCTCGGCGCACCACGTCGGCGCAGGTCACCGCCGCGGTCCGGGCGCTGCACGCGGTGAACGCCACGCTGCTCGGGTGCGTGCTGAACATGGTGGCGCGCACCGGCCCGGACGCGGTGCCCCGGTACGACACCTACTTCCCGCCCGCCGCGGACCGCCGGGACCGCTGGTGGCGGATGTCCCACGAGCTCTTGGGTGTCTCCGCGTGAACCATGCGCACCGGTAAGAGTCTCCGGTCGCTGCTGCGCAGCGTCCCCGCCGCCGTGCGCCGCGACTACGCCGCCAGCCTGCTCGTCCAGTGGTTCGTCCTGGGCACCGGGCTGTACCTGTTCCACCTGGTCGCGCGGCGGGGCAGCGTCGGCGGCTTCGCCTACTACCAGATCGCCCGGGGCACGGTGAGCACGCTTCAGCCGGTGCTGATGCTCGGGCTCGGGCTCGGCTTGCAGCGCTACCTGCCGCACACCGAGCACACCACCCGCCGCCTCGCCCGTCGCGCGTTCTACGTCGAGGCCGGCCTGGTCGTCGTGGTCGGACTGGCCGCGGTGGCCGCCGGGGACTGGATCGCCGCGCTGCTCGGGCTGCCGGGCGGGCGGTCCGCGGTGACCGCCGTGGTGACCGTGCTGGGCGGCACCTGCCTGTGCACGGTCGCGCTCGCCGCCCTGCGCGGCAACCACCAGGTGATCGACGCGTACCTGACCTTCGGGTTGGGTCTGGGTCTGATGCCGCTGGTCGCGTTCGTCGCCGCGGACCGGATCGAGGACTTCCTGATCATCCAGGGCCTCGGCGCGGCGGCGATCGGGCTGTGGGGGACCCTGGTCGTGCGCCGGCCGGGCGTGCCCCAGGGCGACGGCTTCTTGGAACCGACGATCAAGACCCTGGTTGCGTACGGCATCCGCCGCATGCCCGGCGAACTGGCATTACCCACGCTCTTCACCTTCCCGACGTTCGCCATGGCGGTGATGCTGCCCGGCGGCCCGCAAGCGGGGTACGTCGGCTTCACCACCTCGGCGGTCACCCTGATCTGCTCGCTGTTCGCGATGCTCACCCCGGTGCTGCTGCCCCGGCTCAGCCGGCTGTTCCACCGCACCGGCGCGGACGCGGGCGTGCGGCGGCTGCTCACCGCACTCCCGGTGGTCGCCGGTGTGCTCGCCGCCGGCCCCACCCTGGTGATCTTCCTGGGCGCGCCGGTGCTGGTGCGCGAGTTCCTCGGCGCGGAGTTCGCCGGGGCGGTCCCGGTGCTGCGGCTCGGTGTGCTCGCCGCGATCCCGCTCGCCATGTTCTACGCGGCCCGGCCGGCGCTGGAGACGCTGCTCGAGGCGACGTTCCTGAGCCGGCTGCTGCTCGCCTGCCTCACCCTGGAGGTGGTGGCCACCTGGATCGCCACCGTGTTCGTCGCGCCCCCGCACGCGGCGCTGCTGGGCCTGATCGCGGCCGCGACGGCGCTCGGCTGCGACGCGGTCGGCCTGACCACCCGCGCCCTGCGAGCGAACAGGTGAACAGTGAGCCCGGGCGGCCCGGGCTGGTCGTCGTGATCGCCTTCATCGTGACCCTCGCCGGACGGTTCACCCTGTCCCGGACCGGCCTGGACCTGCCGATCGTCAACGACGTCCGGGTGCCGCTCTTCTTCGTGCTGCTGCTCAGCCTCATCCTGGAGGCGCACCGGATGGGCCCGCACCCGGTCACCGGCGTCACCGCGCTGTTCGGCATCCTCGCCCTGCTCCTTTATCAGGGCTTCTCCGCCCTGTGGGTGCCACCGGGCACGCCCACCGGCCCGGTGGTCGGCGACCTGTGCGCCGTCGCCGGGCTGCTGATCGTCTATTTCACCCTGGCCAACTGGGACCGGGACCGGGTCACCGCGACCACGCTGGTGCTGTTCCACATCGCGGCCTGGGTCTACTTCCTGGCCGCCGCGACCGGCCGGGGCCACGCCGCCGGCGGCCGGTGGGCGGCGCTCGGCGGCGGCCCGAACGTCTTCGTCCGCCTGATGATCCTCGGCGTGATCACCTCGATCTACCTCTACCTGCGCAGCGGCGAACGGCTGATCTGGCTGATCCCGATCCCGGTGTTCCTGTTCGGCGCGATCGCCTCCGGCTCCCGGGGCGGCATCGTCGCGCTCGGCCTGACGATCGTGATCGCGCTGCTGGCCATCCGGCCCAAGCTCGACTTCGACCGGCTGGCCAAACCGCTCGGCCTGCTCCTGGTCGTCGGCGCGGTGCTGGTGATCACCGCGGGGCCGTCGATCGCCGGGTTCGTCCAGTCCCGGTTCGTCGAGGCCACCATCGGCGAGGGCTACGCGTCGCAGCGTGACGTGCTGTTCCGGATGGCGCTGCGGATCTTCCTGCAACGGCCGATCCTGGGCACCGGGGTGAGCGGGTTCTACACGGTCACCGACCTCGGCCCCGGCGAGAAGTACGTGCACAACCTGCCGCTGTCGATCGCGGCGGAGGGTGGCTCGGCCGGCCTGGCGCTGCTGCTGGTGGCGTGGATCGGGCTGTGGCAGGCGTACGTCGCCGTGCCGGCGCGGGAACGCAGCCTGGAGTCCCGGACGGCCGCCTACTGCGGCATCTTCATCGGCGGCACCAGCCTGTTCTCCGGCGACTACTACGACGCCCGGTTGATGTGGATCCTGCTGCTGCTGGCCGCGGTCCGGCCGGCCCCCGAGCACGTGCCGCTCTCGCGGTAGGCCTCGGTCAGCACCCGCTCGAAGTCCTGGAACACCCGATCGCGGTCGAAGCGCTCGCGGGCGAGCCGGGCCGCCGCCGCCCGCGCGGCCTCGCAGGCCGGCCGGTCGCGCAGGAAGGCCGCGGTGGCCGCGGCCGCGCCCACCGGGTCGCCGGGCGGCAGCACCAGGCCTGCGCCGCTCTCGGTGATCAGGTCGGCGAGCCAGCCGCCGTGGTTCACGGCGACCGGCCGTCCCGCGGCGAAGCCGTCGAAGACCTTGTTGGCCGAGTTGTTGGCCAGCTCGGGCACGTCGACGGTGACCGACACCGACAGGTCGCAGGCGCCGAAGTAGGCCACCACCTCGCTCTTGGGGACCGGTCCGAGCAGGAACAGACTCCGGTCCAGCACGCCCAGCTCGGCGGCGAGGCGCCGCACGTCGTCCCGCATCCGGCCGTCGCCGATGATCACCACCCGCACGTCCGGGTCGGTCTCGGCCAGCCGGGCGGCCATCCGGACCAGGTAGTCCACGCCGTTGACCAGGCCGAGGGTGCCGGCGTACAGCACCAGGGGGCGGTCGCCGAGCCACGGCGTGGTCCGGCGCAGCGCCTCGCCCGCCCGGTCCGCGCCGGCGAACAGGTCGCGGTCGCAGCTGTTCGGCACGACGGTGACCGGGATGCCCGCAAACCGGCGCCGGATGCTGTCGGCCATCCCCGGGGAGAGCGCGATGACCCGGGCCGCCCGGTGGTACGCCCACGCCTCCAGCCGCCGCGCCGCCCAGCGACTGGCCGGCGAGCGCAGCGCACCCATCGCGATCGGCAGCTCCGGCCAGACGTCCCGGACCTCCAGCACCATCGGCACGCGCCGGCGCCGCGCGGCCCAGGCGCCGGGGATCGCCACCGTCAGCGGGGTGCTGGTCGCGAAGACCAGGTCGTGCGGCAGCCGCCCGGACACCAGCGCCGACCGGACGACGAAGCCCAGGAACGCCCCGATCCGGCGCCGGTAACTCATCGCGTTGCGGTACGGCACCGGCAGCCAGTGCACCACGATCCCGGCCTCGGTGCTGATCCCGGCCGGGTGGCCGTCCGGCGCGCCGGTGATCATGTGGACCTCGTGACCGCGCTCGACCAGGCGCCGGGCGAACTCGTAGGACCGCGTCCCGCCGGCCATCCCGGGCGTTTTGAAGTACTGGTGGATATAGGTGATCCGCACTAGGAGCCCGCCCGCGGTGACCCGGTGAACTGCGGCATCGTCGAGTCGCCCGGTGCGGTGATGCCGTGCCGGCGCAGCAGGATCAGCACGGTCCGCACCAGGATCCGCGCGTGCAGCGCGAGCGAGCGGTGGTCGACGTACCAGACGTCGAGCGCCAGCCGTTCCTCCCAGTCCACCGCGTTGCGCCCGCTCACCTGCGCGAGACCGGTGACGCCGGGCCGGACCAGATGACGGCGGGCCTGCTCCGGGGTGTACAGGTCGAGGTAGTGCATGAGCAGCGGTCGCGGCCCGATCAGGCTCATCTCGCCCCGCAGCACGTTCCACATGGTCGGCAGCTCGTCCAGGCTGCTGGCCCGCAGGGCCCGGCCCAGCGGGGTGAGCCGGTCGGCGTCGGTGACCAGGCCGCTCCGCTCGTCGACGTCCCGCATGGTGCGGAACTTGACCAGCGTGAACGGCTTGCCGTGCAGCCCCGGGCGCGGCTGGCGGAACAGGACCGGCCGGCCGATCCGGGTCGCGACCAGCACCGCGACGGCGCCCATCACCGGGGCGGAGACGACCAGGACGGTGCCGGCCACGCCGATGTCGAGGGCGCGCTGCACGAGGTCGGTGACCCTTGTCGAGCGCCTCACCGGTGACCGTCCAGGAACTCGGTGATCTCGTCGAGGACCCGCCGCACCTGCTCCGGGGTGAGCGCGGAGCCGCTGGGCAGGGCCAGGCCGGTCCGGAACAGGCGTTCGGCGGCGCCGCTCAGGGCGGCCCGGGCGCCGGCGAAAAGCGGCTGGAGATGCATCGGCTTGAAGAGCGGGCGGGTCTCCACGTTCCGCTCCGCCAGGTGCGCGGCCAGTTCGGCGGCCGACCAGCCGGCCCGGTCCGGATCGACCACGACGCAGGTGAGCCAGCAGTTCGCGGCCGGGTCCGCGTCGCCCAGCAGGCTCACGCCGTCGAGGTGGGCGAAGACCTTCGCGTACGCGTCGTGCACCGCCCGCCGTCGCTCGATCATCTCGTCCAGCCGGCACAGCTGCGCCCGGCCGAGCGCCGCCAACAGGTTGCTCAGCCGGTAGTTGTAGCCGACCTCGGCGTGCTCGTAGTGCTCGGCCGGCAGCCGCGCCTGACCGGCCAGGTGCCGCGCCCGCCCGGCCAGCTCGCCGTCGGCGGTGAGCAGCATGCCACCACCGGACGACGTGATGATCTTGTTGCCGTTGAAGGACAGCGCCGCCGCCCGGCCGAACGAGCCGGCCGCCCTGCCCCGGTGGGTGGCGCCGAGCGCCTCGGCGGCGTCCTCGATCACCGGGATGCCGTAGCCGGCGCAGAGCGGGAGGATCCGCTCGTAGTCGGCGCAGCTGCCGTACAGGTCGACGGTCAGCACCGCGCGCACCGGCGCGCCCTCCGCGCTTAGCTCGGCGAGCAGGGCGGCCAGCAGGTCGGGGTCGAGGTTGCCGGTGACCGGGTCACAGTCGGCGAAAACCGGGGTGGCGCCGGTGTAGACGACCACGTTCGCGGTCGCCACGAAGGTGAGGGTGGGCACCACGACGACGTCGCCCGGGCCGATGCCGAGCCCGAGCAGGGCCAGGTGCAGGGCTGCGGTGCCCGAGGTGACGCCGACCGCGTGCGGCACGCCGGCCCGGTCGGCGATCTCCCGCTCGAACCGGTCGAGGTCCGGACCGACCGGGGCGATCCAGCCCGACTGGAGGGCGGCCAGCACATACTCCTGCTCCAGGCGGCCGACATCGGGCCCGGACAGCAGAACGGTCTGACTGTTGGCGATCATCCCCCACCACCCATGCTTGCGCGTTGCCGCGGGCCGAACCGCGTTGGGGGATGAGCCTCATGCTAACCGGCGGAACTCCCGGATGGGCTCGGTCAGCCCTTCACCCACGACGGGACGTAACCGCTGAGCAGCGCCACCGCGGCGATGGCCAGGGCCAGCCCGAGGCCGGCCAGCATGCCGACACCGATCGCCTTGAACCGCGGGTTGTTCACCGCGATCGCCCCGACCGAGGCGGTGATCGGCGCGATGCAGCAGCCGCCGGTGCCGTAGAAGTAGATCCACTGGTTCGGGTCGTCGGTGTCGGTCCACAACCAGTTCGCGGCGAACAGGCCGAGGCCGACGTGCAGCGCGAGCACAAGAAGGGCGACCAGCACCGCCATTGATCCCTTAGCCACACGGGAACGTTAGCCGCACCTGTCCCACCAGACACGCGAGCAGCGCTATCAGTTTCCCCGCAAACTCGTGGTCAATCCCACATTTCGGTCGGCCGTCGCGGCCGGCGACCGGTCGATCACCCACGGCTCCGGTCCGCGGTCGGCTCCCGGTCCGCTTCCTCCCGCTCTCCGGATCGCGGTCCGGATCGCGGTCCGGTCCGTCGGCGCGTCAGACCGGTGACCCGGCGGCCCAGCGCAGCCGCGTGCCGCTGCGCCGCCATCGCCGCCAGCGTCACCACGCCGGCACTGAGCCACGCCATCGCGAAACCGGCCAGCGGATGATCCGCGAACGCCACCCCGCCCAGATAGCCGAGCAACGCGCTCTGTGCCGCCCAGACGACCGCGCCGGCCGCCGTGAAAGCCGCGTAGCGCCGGGCCGGATAGCCCACCGCACCGGCGGTGAACGCCGTCACCGGCCGCACCCCGGGCACGTAGCGACCGAGAACGATCAGCGGAGCACCGTGCCGCCGCATCACCGCCAGCACCCAGTCGTGGATCACCGCGCCGCGCCGGCTCCGGCGCAGCCGCCCGGTGACCACGGCACCGCCCCGCCGCCCGGCGAGATAGGCCAGCCCGTCCCCGAGCGTCACCCCGGCCGCCGCCGCGAGGATCACCGCGATCAGCGGCGGCCGCCCCGTCTCGGCCACCCCGACGCCGACCGCCATGATGATCGTCTCGCTCGGGATGAACGGCAGCACGACGTCGAACAGAGCAGCGGCCAGCACGACCACCAGCACCCAGCGGCCGGTGGCCAGCAGATCGACGTACTGCGACATCGGCACCTCCCCGCCGACCCGAGATTCGCAGCCCCGGGCGGCGCGGGAATGACATCCACGGATACGCCGGGCGTCCTGTCCCGGAACCGGGAGGCGTCGCCGCGCCCCGGGACACACCCGTGCGTCGCGGGTCGGTCCCGGGTGGGACTGCCTCGCGGTTGGCCACGGGAGTGGGCTGTTGCGGTTGGCGGGGCACCAGAACGTACCGAAAAGGTCAGGAACCGACCGCGGCCTCGCGCCGATCGGCGGGGTGGCGGCCGGTGAGGGACGCCGCGGACATCGCGCCGACCGCCAGCAGGCCGGCCACCGGCGCGAAGGCGAAGCCGGAGCGGAGGCTCTCCCCGACCAGCGGCCCGGTGATCGCCGCGCCCGCCGCGCTGCCCACGGTGAACGCCGTGATGATCCAGGCGAACGCCTCCACCGCGGTGCCGGCCGGGGTGAGCCGATCGGCGGTCAGGAAGACGGCGGTCAGGACCGGCGGCAGGGACAGCCCGGCCACCGCGAGCAGCAGCGCCATCGGCCACGGCCCGGGAATCGCCAGCAACGGTACGAATCCGGCGGCCAGCCCGACGGTGACCAGCGGGAGACGAGCCCGTCCGCCGGGGCGAACCCGCATGTAGACCAGGCCGCCGATCAGCGCGCCGGTCGCCTGCGCGGCCAGCAGCCAGCCGCTGATCGACCGGTCGCCGACCGCCTCGGCATACCCGGTGACCGCCACCGGGAGGCTGCCGATCGCGGCGCCGGCGCAGATCACGCCCAGCAGGATGACGACGAAGCGGAACACGCGCAGCGGCCCGGCCCAGTGCCGCACCGCGGCGACACCGCGCCAGGTGCGGACCGCAGGCGTGGCGGCGAAGATCGCTACGCCGGCGAGCTGGAGCACCGCGGCGGCGAGCAGACCGGCGGGCGGGCCGGCGATCGCCACCGCGGCGAGGGTGACCAGCGGACCGGTCACATAGATGACCTCCTGGACCGCGATGTCCAGCGAGTAGGCCGCGGCGATCGCGTCGGGCTCGACCAGATCCGGCCAGAGAGCGCGGAGGCACGCCTCCAGGGGCGGGGTGCCGAGCCCGGCCAGCAGCGCGCCGGCCAGCGTGACCGCGAGGGCGTGCCCGCTGACCGCCACCAGGACGAAGCCGACGCCGGAGAGCAGGGCGGAACCCCACAGGACCGGGGGTTGCCGCCAGCGGTCGACGATCCGGGCGAGGATCGGCGCGCTGACCGCCATGCCCGCGGTGTAGGCGCCGACGACCAGGCCGGCCAGCGTGAGGCTGTGCGCCTCGCGGGCGAAGAGCAGCAGAGCGAGGGGGGCCGAGGCCATGGGCAGGCGTCCGGTTTGGCTCGCGATCAGAAGACGTTTTACGTACGCGGTGGAGAGCAGTTTGGTGAGGGCGGACATGCGTCGCTCTTTCGTTCCGGGGGTGGGCGCTCGGGCGGGGGATTCGCGTCTTGGTACCGCGCCGTATCGGTGGCGGCGGTGCGCCTGGGCATCGCGTCGCGTCGTCTCGCTGGTGGCCGGGTGCGCATGTGCAGGCCGCGCCGCTGTTAGCGGAGTGCGCATGTGCGGACCGCGCCGCTGGCGACGGGGCGGATGTACAGACCGCGCCGCTGATGACGGGGCGCGCACGTGCGGACCGCGCCGCTGGTGACGAGGTCGCATGTGCAGACCGCGCCGCTGGAGACGGGATGCGCACGTGCGGA
Above is a genomic segment from Actinoplanes ianthinogenes containing:
- a CDS encoding polysaccharide biosynthesis protein yields the protein MRGARLLPLLVDGAAWGAGLLAAVLARYDFAPGRRAVAGTLVAVALAVTLQAAIGHTRQLYRGRYRFASFDELRAVATTTAMATFTLTAAVALLSPHPVPLGLPALAGAAALTLMLGVRYVRRAQLSRRLRPDVRTAAPVILFGAGSAGANLVASMLHDPKGRYLPVALIDDDPAKSRLRILGVPVLGRRDDIPAVLARTGAELLIFAVANSNAALVREIRDRTLAAGAAFKVVPSVSELMENEVGVGDIREVQVTDLLGRHQIDTDLTTIGGYLTGKRVLVTGAGGSIGSEICRQVHYFQPAELMMLDRDETSLLAVQLSIDPQARLDDPAVILADLRDAGRIREIFRTRRPQVVFHAAALKHLALLQRHPAEAVKTNVLGTLNVLEAAESVERFVNISTDKAADPTSVLGYSKRITERLTAWTARRRRGTFLSVRFGNVLGSRGSVFTTFSTQIAEGGPVTVTHPDVTRYFMTTQEAVHLVIQAAAIGQDGEALVLDMGEPVRIAEVARQMVALARRPIAIEYTGLRPGEKLAETLFGAGETDRRPIHPLISHVEVPPLDPAQLRIPAADADTAVVIARLAEECSLPALRPAFDEAV
- a CDS encoding polysaccharide biosynthesis tyrosine autokinase, with product MGLRDYFRVARRHWLLMLISVVIALGVALVVNLNTTPVYAARVTFVFSTPVVGATDLYPASLFNTSRLTTYAKLLTSDEVATPLAGTPGVNLDVQQVRDAISSENVPDTVMMVVSVEDPDPNRALLLLTRLTKRFQNAVENLERPSPAKPSTVKVTVVSGPALEEDPVAPNALNNFALSTVVGLVIGAAGAVGREVADNTVRNAEALGVLASAPVLAAVPIDEGSPFVSPSASPRTEALREVRTQVQCAAAANSVKTLAVTSAVPGEGRSATACGLALLFAEAGQRVLIVDAELRQPRLAALLGREGSAGLSTVLDGTAALEQVLQPWGAGLWLLASGRTPPNPSELLSSPRMTELVDDVRKRFDVVIFDCPPMLPVTDAAVVAARADGTLLVVRARRTTSAQVTAAVRALHAVNATLLGCVLNMVARTGPDAVPRYDTYFPPAADRRDRWWRMSHELLGVSA
- a CDS encoding lipopolysaccharide biosynthesis protein — its product is MRTGKSLRSLLRSVPAAVRRDYAASLLVQWFVLGTGLYLFHLVARRGSVGGFAYYQIARGTVSTLQPVLMLGLGLGLQRYLPHTEHTTRRLARRAFYVEAGLVVVVGLAAVAAGDWIAALLGLPGGRSAVTAVVTVLGGTCLCTVALAALRGNHQVIDAYLTFGLGLGLMPLVAFVAADRIEDFLIIQGLGAAAIGLWGTLVVRRPGVPQGDGFLEPTIKTLVAYGIRRMPGELALPTLFTFPTFAMAVMLPGGPQAGYVGFTTSAVTLICSLFAMLTPVLLPRLSRLFHRTGADAGVRRLLTALPVVAGVLAAGPTLVIFLGAPVLVREFLGAEFAGAVPVLRLGVLAAIPLAMFYAARPALETLLEATFLSRLLLACLTLEVVATWIATVFVAPPHAALLGLIAAATALGCDAVGLTTRALRANR
- a CDS encoding O-antigen ligase family protein, which gives rise to MNSEPGRPGLVVVIAFIVTLAGRFTLSRTGLDLPIVNDVRVPLFFVLLLSLILEAHRMGPHPVTGVTALFGILALLLYQGFSALWVPPGTPTGPVVGDLCAVAGLLIVYFTLANWDRDRVTATTLVLFHIAAWVYFLAAATGRGHAAGGRWAALGGGPNVFVRLMILGVITSIYLYLRSGERLIWLIPIPVFLFGAIASGSRGGIVALGLTIVIALLAIRPKLDFDRLAKPLGLLLVVGAVLVITAGPSIAGFVQSRFVEATIGEGYASQRDVLFRMALRIFLQRPILGTGVSGFYTVTDLGPGEKYVHNLPLSIAAEGGSAGLALLLVAWIGLWQAYVAVPARERSLESRTAAYCGIFIGGTSLFSGDYYDARLMWILLLLAAVRPAPEHVPLSR
- a CDS encoding glycosyltransferase family 4 protein, encoding MRITYIHQYFKTPGMAGGTRSYEFARRLVERGHEVHMITGAPDGHPAGISTEAGIVVHWLPVPYRNAMSYRRRIGAFLGFVVRSALVSGRLPHDLVFATSTPLTVAIPGAWAARRRRVPMVLEVRDVWPELPIAMGALRSPASRWAARRLEAWAYHRAARVIALSPGMADSIRRRFAGIPVTVVPNSCDRDLFAGADRAGEALRRTTPWLGDRPLVLYAGTLGLVNGVDYLVRMAARLAETDPDVRVVIIGDGRMRDDVRRLAAELGVLDRSLFLLGPVPKSEVVAYFGACDLSVSVTVDVPELANNSANKVFDGFAAGRPVAVNHGGWLADLITESGAGLVLPPGDPVGAAAATAAFLRDRPACEAARAAAARLARERFDRDRVFQDFERVLTEAYRESGTCSGAGRTAASSSRIHINRAS
- a CDS encoding sugar transferase, with protein sequence MRRSTRVTDLVQRALDIGVAGTVLVVSAPVMGAVAVLVATRIGRPVLFRQPRPGLHGKPFTLVKFRTMRDVDERSGLVTDADRLTPLGRALRASSLDELPTMWNVLRGEMSLIGPRPLLMHYLDLYTPEQARRHLVRPGVTGLAQVSGRNAVDWEERLALDVWYVDHRSLALHARILVRTVLILLRRHGITAPGDSTMPQFTGSPRAGS
- a CDS encoding DegT/DnrJ/EryC1/StrS family aminotransferase; translation: MIANSQTVLLSGPDVGRLEQEYVLAALQSGWIAPVGPDLDRFEREIADRAGVPHAVGVTSGTAALHLALLGLGIGPGDVVVVPTLTFVATANVVVYTGATPVFADCDPVTGNLDPDLLAALLAELSAEGAPVRAVLTVDLYGSCADYERILPLCAGYGIPVIEDAAEALGATHRGRAAGSFGRAAALSFNGNKIITSSGGGMLLTADGELAGRARHLAGQARLPAEHYEHAEVGYNYRLSNLLAALGRAQLCRLDEMIERRRAVHDAYAKVFAHLDGVSLLGDADPAANCWLTCVVVDPDRAGWSAAELAAHLAERNVETRPLFKPMHLQPLFAGARAALSGAAERLFRTGLALPSGSALTPEQVRRVLDEITEFLDGHR
- a CDS encoding DedA family protein, encoding MSQYVDLLATGRWVLVVVLAAALFDVVLPFIPSETIIMAVGVGVAETGRPPLIAVILAAAAGVTLGDGLAYLAGRRGGAVVTGRLRRSRRGAVIHDWVLAVMRRHGAPLIVLGRYVPGVRPVTAFTAGAVGYPARRYAAFTAAGAVVWAAQSALLGYLGGVAFADHPLAGFAMAWLSAGVVTLAAMAAQRHAAALGRRVTGLTRRRTGPRSGPRSGEREEADREPTADRSRG
- a CDS encoding MFS transporter; this translates as MSALTKLLSTAYVKRLLIASQTGRLPMASAPLALLLFAREAHSLTLAGLVVGAYTAGMAVSAPILARIVDRWRQPPVLWGSALLSGVGFVLVAVSGHALAVTLAGALLAGLGTPPLEACLRALWPDLVEPDAIAAAYSLDIAVQEVIYVTGPLVTLAAVAIAGPPAGLLAAAVLQLAGVAIFAATPAVRTWRGVAAVRHWAGPLRVFRFVVILLGVICAGAAIGSLPVAVTGYAEAVGDRSISGWLLAAQATGALIGGLVYMRVRPGGRARLPLVTVGLAAGFVPLLAIPGPWPMALLLAVAGLSLPPVLTAVFLTADRLTPAGTAVEAFAWIITAFTVGSAAGAAITGPLVGESLRSGFAFAPVAGLLAVGAMSAASLTGRHPADRREAAVGS